In Drosophila subpulchrella strain 33 F10 #4 breed RU33 chromosome 3R, RU_Dsub_v1.1 Primary Assembly, whole genome shotgun sequence, the following are encoded in one genomic region:
- the LOC119545697 gene encoding phospholipase A1: protein MKTFLILAIFALAASAYALEESERVNGENGWYVPQLDGSLEWVDKDVAEEWMDSQEKLEGRGLTTVPVNFYLFTSSNPSSSKHIYATKKSIDASNFNAAHPTRIVIHGWTQSYLNSMNSDIRKAFLSHGDYNVIIVDWARARSVDYATSVMAVAATGKKVAAMINFLKDNYGLNLGDLYVIGHSLGAHVAGYAGKNTDGQVHTIVGLDPALPLFSYNKPNKRLNADDAWYVESIQTNGGTLGFLKPIGKGAFYPNGGQTQPGCPLDVTGACSHGRSTTYYAEAVAQDNFGSIKCGDYESAVAKECGSTYSSVRMGADTNAYMVDGDFYVPVNSKAPFGMIN from the exons ATGAAGACATTCCTGATTTTGGCAATCTTTGCTCTAGCCG CTTCGGCTTATGCTCTGGAGGAATCCGAGCGCGTCAATGGCGAGAACGGCTGGTACGTTCCCCAGCTGGACGGCTCCCTCGAGTGGGTGGACAAGGATGTGGCTGAGGAGTGGATGGATTCCCAGGAGAAGCTTGAGGGCCGCGGCCTGACCACCGTTCCCGTGAACTTCTACCTGTTCACCTCCTCCAACCCCTCCAGCAGCAAGCACATCTATGCCACCAAGAAGTCCATTGATGCCTCCAACTTCAATGCTGCCCACCCCACCCGCATTGTGATCCACGGCTGGACCCAGAGCTACCTGAACAGCATGAACTCGGACATCCGCAAGGCCTTCCTCTCCCACGGAGACTACAACGTGATCATCGTCGACTGGGCCCGTGCCCGTTCCGTGGACTACGCCACCTCGGTGATGGCTGTCGCCGCCACCGGAAAGAAGGTTGCCGCCATGATCAACTTCCTGAAGGACAACTACGGACTGAACCTGGGTGACCTCTATGTGATTGGCCACAGCCTGGGAGCCCATGTGGCTGGATATGCCGGCAAGAACACCGATGGCCAGGTGCACACCATTGTGGGTCTGGACCCCGCCCTGCCCCTCTTCAGCTACAACAAGCCCAACAAGCGTCTGAATGCCGACGATGCCTGGTATGTGGAGTCCATCCAGACCAACGGTGGTACCCTGGGATTCCTGAAGCCCATCGGCAAGGGAGCTTTCTACCCCAACGGAGGACAGACCCAGCCCGGATGCCCCCTGGATGTGACCGGAGCCTGCTCCCACGGTCGCTCCACCACCTACTATGCTGAGGCAGTGGCCCAGGATAACTTCGGAAGCATTAAGTGCGGAGACTACGAGTCTGCCGTCGCCAAGGAGTGCGGAAGCACCTACAGCAGCGTTCGCATGGGAGCCGATACCAACGCCTATATGGTCGATGGTGACTTCTATGTGCCCGTGAACAGCAAGGCCCCCTTCGGCATGATTAACTGA
- the LOC119545696 gene encoding phospholipase A1 VesT1.02-like: MKTFLILALFAVAASALPLEESERIHGENGWYIPQEDGSSVWVNMDVAEQWMEAQELLEGRGLTTVPVKFYLYTSSNPTKGTKITTTTKSIDASNFNAAHPTRFVIHGWTQSYTASMNKDIRSAWLSRGDYNVIIVDWARARSVDYATSVMAVGSTGKKVANMINFLKDNYGLNLNDVYVIGHSLGAHVAGYAGKNTDGQVHTIVGLDPALPLFSYNKPNKRLNSEDAWYVESIQTNGGNLGFLKPIGKGAFYPNGGKSQPGCGLDLTGACSHGRSTTYYAEAVAQDNFGTIKCGDYESAVSKECGSTYSSVRMGADTNAYMVDGDFYVPVNSKAPFGMIN; the protein is encoded by the exons ATGAAGACATTCCTGATTTTGGCACTCTTTGCTGTAGCCG CTTCGGCGCTTCCCTTGGAGGAATCGGAGCGCATCCACGGGGAGAATGGATGGTACATTCCCCAGGAGGATGGCTCCTCCGTGTGGGTAAACATGGATGTTGCCGAGCAGTGGATGGAGGCCCAGGAGCTGCTGGAGGGCCGTGGCTTGACCACCGTTCCCGTTAAGTTCTACCTGTACACCTCTTCGAACCCCACCAAGGGCACGAAgatcaccaccaccaccaagtCCATCGACGCCTCCAACTTCAATGCTGCCCACCCCACTCGCTTTGTGATCCACGGATGGACGCAGAGCTACACGGCCAGCATGAACAAGGACATCCGCAGTGCCTGGCTCTCCAGGGGAGACTACAACGTGATCATTGTCGACTGGGCCCGTGCCCGTTCCGTGGACTACGCCACCTCCGTCATGGCTGTCGGTTCCACCGGCAAAAAGGTGGCCAACATGATCAACTTCCTGAAGGACAACTACGGACTGAACCTGAATGACGTCTATGTGATTGGCCACAGCCTGGGCGCCCATGTGGCTGGATATGCCGGCAAGAACACCGATGGCCAGGTGCACACCATTGTGGGTCTGGACCCCGCCCTGCCCCTCTTCAGCTACAACAAGCCCAACAAGCGTCTGAATTCGGAGGATGCCTGGTATGTGGAGTCCATCCAGACCAACGGAGGTAACCTCGGATTCCTGAAGCCCATCGGCAAGGGAGCCTTCTACCCCAACGGAGGAAAGAGCCAACCCGGATGCGGACTGGACTTGACTGGTGCCTGCTCCCACGGACGCTCCACCACCTACTATGCTGAGGCAGTGGCCCAGGATAACTTCGGAACCATCAAGTGCGGAGACTACGAGTCTGCAGTTTCCAAGGAGTGCGGCAGCACCTACAGCAGCGTTCGCATGGGAGCCGATACCAACGCCTATATGGTCGACGGTGACTTCTATGTGCCCGTGAACAGCAAGGCCCCCTTCGGCATGATTAACTag
- the LOC119545699 gene encoding phospholipase A1 VesT1.02-like, whose amino-acid sequence MKVFFVLATLLAAVSALPIEERVNGENGWFIPKIDGSFEWMEMKDAEELLANGAQMEGRISTNAVNFYLYTKSNPTDGKEIKASAGSVDASHFNKDHGTRFVIHGWTQRYTDDMNTRITKAWLSKGDYNVIVVDWARARSVEYASSVLAVPGAGAKVGEMIKYLHEHHGLDYDSLEVIGHSLGAHVAGYAGKTVGDQNVHTIVGLDPALPLFSYDKPSKRLSTDDAHYVESIQTNGGKLGFLKPIGKGAFYPNGGKTQPGCGLDVTGSCSHGRSVLYYAEAVTEDNFGSIKCGDYEDAVAKKCGSTYSSVRMGAITNAYMVDGDYYVPVNSEAPFGKIE is encoded by the exons ATGAAGGTGTTTTTTGTTCTAGCTACTTTGCTGGCAGCAG TGTCCGCCCTGCCCATTGAGGAGCGCGTCAATGGCGAGAATGGCTGGTTCATTCCCAAGATTGATGGAAGCTTTGAGTGGATGGAGATGAAGGATGCCGAGGAGCTGTTGGCCAATGGAGCCCAGATGGAGGGACGAATCAGCACCAACGCAGTGAACTTCTACCTGTACACCAAGTCCAACCCCACCGATGGCAAGGAGATCAAGGCCAGTGCAGGATCTGTGGACGCCTCCCACTTCAACAAGGACCATGGCACCCGCTTTGTGATCCACGGCTGGACCCAGAGGTACACCGACGACATGAACACCCGCATCACCAAGGCCTGGTTGTCCAAGGGCGACTACAACGTGATCGTCGTGGACTGGGCCCGTGCCCGTTCCGTGGAGTACGCCTCCTCCGTCCTGGCTGTTCCTGGAGCAGGAGCCAAGGTTGGTGAGATGATCAAGTACCTGCACGAACACCATGGACTGGACTACGACAGCCTGGAGGTGATTGGCCACAGCCTGGGAGCCCATGTTGCCGGATACGCTGGAAAGACCGTTGGAGACCAGAACGTCCACACCATTGTGGGTCTGGATCCCGCCCTGCCCCTCTTCAGCTACGACAAGCCCAGCAAGCGTCTGTCCACCGACGATGCCCACTACGTGGAGTCCATTCAGACCAACGGCGGCAAGCTGGGATTCCTGAAGCCCATCGGCAAGGGAGCCTTCTATCCGAACGGAGGAAAAACCCAGCCCGGCTGCGGACTGGACGTTACCGGATCCTGCTCCCATGGACGCTCCGTGCTCTACTACGCCGAGGCCGTCACCGAGGACAACTTCGGAAGCATTAAGTGCGGAGATTACGAGGACGCCGTCGCCAAGAAATGCGGTAGCACCTACAGCAGCGTCCGCATGGGAGCCATTACCAATGCCTACATGGTCGATGGTGACTACTACGTCCCCGTGAACAGTGAGGCTCCCTTCGGCAAGATTGAATAG
- the LOC119545702 gene encoding phospholipase A1 VesT1.02-like yields the protein MRLFVALVVSFAAVSALPIENPVNGENGWFVPQEDGSFEWMNIEDAEELLERSEPSESRSNVVSFYLFTKHNPTEGKEIRADASSIEDSHFDKNHGTRFVIHGWKGRYTDSMNVKITKAWLSKGYYNVIVVNWDRSQSVDYVSSVRAVPGAGTKVGEMIEYLYQHHDMSLESLEVIGHSLGAHVAGYAGKHVGDKRVHTIVGLDPAMPLFSYDKPDKRLSTEDAFYVESIQTNGGEKGFLKPIGKGTFYPNGGRKQPGCGTDIGGTCSHERSVTYYVEAVTEDNFGTIKCNDYQDALANECGRSHSGVRMGAVTNAYMVDGDYYVPVNSQTPFGNIE from the exons ATGAGACTGTTCGTAGCACTAGTGGTCTCATTTGCAGCAG TAAGTGCTCTCCCCATCGAGAATCCCGTCAACGGCGAGAATGGATGGTTTGTGCCCCAAGAAGATGGTAGCTTTGAGTGGATGAACATAGAAGACGCTGAGGAACTCTTAGAGAGAAGTGAGCCCTCTGAAAGTCGTTCCAATGTCGTCTCCTTCTACCTGTTCACCAAACATAACCCAACCGAGGGCAAAGAGATTAGGGCCGATGCGTCCTCAATTGAAGACTCTCATTTCGATAAGAACCATGGCACTCGTTTTGTGATCCATGGATGGAAAGGACGTTACACCGATAGCATGAATGTCAAGATCACAAAGGCCTGGCTTTCAAAGGGGTACTATAACGTGATCGTTGTTAACTGGGATCGCTCCCAGTCGGTGGACTATGTTTCTTCAGTGAGAGCTGTTCCTGGAGCTGGAACCAAAGTGGGAGAGATGATAGAATACCTTTACCAACATCACGACATGTCCCTGGAGAGTCTGGAGGTTATTGGACACAGCTTGGGTGCCCATGTTGCTGGCTATGCCGGAAAGCATGTGGGGGACAAAAGGGTCCACACAATAGTTGGTCTAGATCCCGCCATGCCTCTATTTAGCTACGATAAGCCCGACAAGCGTCTGTCCACCGAGGATGCCTTCTATGTGGAGTCCATCCAGACCAATGGGGGAGAAAAGGGCTTTCTTAAGCCCATTGGCAAGGGCACCTTCTACCCGAATGGAGGGAGGAAACAACCAGGATGTGGTACTGACATTGGAGGAACCTGCTCCCACGAGCGATCCGTGACCTACTATGTGGAGGCTGTTACCGAGGATAACTTCGGTACCATCAAGTGCAACGATTACCAGGATGCGTTGGCCAATGAGTGTGGaagatcccatagtggagttcGAATGGGAGCAGTAACCAATGCCTACATGGTCGATGGCGACTACTATGTACCAGTTAACAGTCAGACTCCCTTCGGCAATATCGAATAG
- the LOC119545701 gene encoding phospholipase A1 2-like: MQVLIALSILFASVSALPIEELVNGENGWFVPQEDGSFEWMTIKDAEELLESSAPVEGRSNEVSFYLYTQQNPTEGQQITADASTIEDSHFNKDHGTRFVIHGWKGRYTDSMNVDITNAWLSRGDYNVIVVNWDRSLSVDYAMSVRAVPGAGTKVGEMIEYLHEHHGMSLETLKVIGHSLGAHVAGYAGKQVGKKRVHTIVGLDPALPLFSYDTPEKRLSSEDAFYVESIQTNGGVKGFVKPIGKATFYVSGGKKQPGCGVDLAGTCSHARSVLYYAEAVTKDSFGTIQCQDYQAALDNKCGSTFSSVRVAEDRNANTVEGYFYVPVNREAPFGNTE, translated from the exons ATGCAAGTGCTCATAGCTCTATCGATCCTTTTTGCATCAG TAAGTGCTCTTCCTATCGAGGAGCTTGTGAATGGTGAGAATGGATGGTTTGTGCCCCAAGAAGATGGTAGTTTTGAATGGATGACCATTAAGGACGCCGAGGAGCTTTTAGAGAGCAGTGCTCCCGTCGAAGGTCGTTCCAACGAAGTCTCCTTCTACCTGTATACCCAACAGAATCCCACTGAAGGTCAGCAGATTACTGCAGATGCTTCCACAATTGAAGATTCTCATTTCAATAAGGATCATGGCACTCGATTTGTGATCCATGGATGGAAGGGACGTTACACCGATAGCATGAATGTAGATATTACCAATGCCTGGCTATCGAGGGGCGATTACAACGTAATTGTGGTCAACTGGGATCGCTCTCTCTCTGTGGACTATGCCATGTCCGTACGGGCTGTGCCTGGAGCTGGAACCAAAGTAGGCGAGATGATCGAGTACCTGCACGAACATCACGGCATGTCACTTGAAACTCTTAAGGTAATCGGTCACAGTTTAGGTGCCCATGTGGCTGGTTATGCTGGCAAGCAAGTTGGTAAAAAGAGGGTTCACACAATTGTGGGTCTGGACCCTGCCTTGCCCCTTTTTAGTTACGATACTCCGGAAAAGCGTCTTTCCAGCGAAGACGCCTTCTACGTGGAGTCCATCCAGACCAATGGCGGTGTTAAGGGATTCGTGAAGCCCATTGGGAAGGCAACCTTCTACGTGAGTGGAGGAAAGAAGCAACCAGGATGTGGAGTAGACCTTGCCGGAACCTGTTCCCATGCACGATCTGTGCTCTACTACGCCGAGGCCGTTACCAAGGATAGTTTCGGAACCATCCAGTGCCAGGATTATCAGGCTGCCTTGGATAATAAATGTGGCAGCACCTTCAGCAGCGTTCGCGTGGCAGAGGATAGGAATGCCAACACTGTGGAGGGCTACTTCTACGTGCCGGTAAACAGAGAGGCTCCATTCGGTAATAccgaataa
- the LOC119545700 gene encoding phospholipase A1-like has protein sequence MKLFLALAFCVLAANAVEVRENGENGWYVPQADGSMEWMDREFAEAYLETKNRMEGRSLLNPVTFYLYTNNNRDSPQEIKATSASISGSHFNPDHPTRFTIHGWSSSKDDFINYGVRDAWFTHGDMNMIAVDWSRARSYDYASSVLAVPGVGEQVANLINFMRTNHGLNLDNTMVIGHSLGAHVSGYAGKNVKNGQVHTIIGLDPALPLFSYDSPNKRLSSTDAYYVESIQTDGGTLGFLKPIGKGAFYPNGGKSQPGCGIDLTGACAHSRSVIYYAESVTENNFPTMRCGDYEEAVSKSCGSSYSTVRMGATTNAYMVSGDYYVPVRSDAPYGMGN, from the exons ATGAAACTGTTCTTGGCTCTGGCCTTCTGTGTCCTGGCGG CTAATGCCGTTGAAGTTCGTGAGAACGGTGAGAACGGATGGTATGTGCCCCAGGCCGATGGAAGCATGGAGTGGATGGACCGCGAGTTCGCCGAGGCCTACTTGGAGACCAAGAACCGTATGGAGGGTCGCAGCCTCCTGAACCCTGTTACTTTCTACCTGTACACCAACAACAACCGCGATTCTCCCCAGGAGATCAAGGCTACTTCGGCATCGATCTCAGGCTCCCACTTTAATCCTGACCACCCCACCCGCTTCACCATCCACGGTTGGTCCTCCAGCAAGGATGACTTCATCAACTATGGAGTCCGCGATGCCTGGTTCACCCACGGTGATATGAACATGATTGCCGTCGACTGGTCCCGTGCTCGTTCCTACGACTACGCCTCCTCTGTGCTGGCTGTTCCCGGAGTGGGTGAGCAGGTGGCCAACCTGATCAACTTCATGCGCACCAACCACGGCCTGAACCTGGACAACACCATGGTGATTGGCCACAGCTTGGGCGCCCATGTCTCTGGTTATGCCGGCAAGAACGTGAAGAACGGCCAGGTGCACACCATCATTGGTCTGGACCCCGCCCTGCCCCTCTTCAGTTACGATTCCCCCAACAAGCGTCTCAGCTCCACCGATGCCTACTATGTTGAGTCCATCCAGACGGACGGAGGTACCCTGGGATTCCTGAAGCCCATCGGCAAGGGAGCTTTCTACCCCAACGGAGGAAAGAGCCAGCCCGGATGCGGTATTGATCTGACCGGAGCCTGTGCCCACAGCCGATCGGTGATCTACTACGCCGAGTCCGTGACGGAGAACAACTTCCCCACCATGCGTTGCGGTGACTACGAGGAGGCTGTTTCCAAGTCCTGTGGTAGCTCCTACAGCACCGTCCGCATGGGAGCCACCACCAACGCCTACATGGTGTCCGGAGATTACTACGTTCCCGTCCGTAGCGATGCTCCCTACGGCATGGGCAACTAA
- the LOC119553849 gene encoding proteoglycan 4-like, with translation MRLCFLVLSCVIAASAWPVDQVSVRVHGVNGWFVPQMEGGLRWIGKTEGERKLEYYEAQEALEGRWSTNTVKFYLYTLQNPDTGLEIKATKDSIDASFFNPENPTIITIHGWNSNYKDGVNTRIADAWFQYGDHNMIAVDWSRGRSLDYATSVAACPGAGKKIAALVDFLVQEYGIRLDTLEVVGFSLGAHVAGQTAKQVSTGKVGKVVGLDPASPFISYSNSEKRLHSDDAVYVESIQTNGALLGFSEPIGKAAFYMNGGRTQPGCGIDLTGSCSHTRAVLYYVEALLWNNFPSRKCETYQDANKNACGDQYSSILMGAIINTLVAEGIFYVPVNKESPYGVGEINNDGGTTVSPVTTTVVPTTTKKPEEPSTTAEETETTTEEPEESSSTSKKPEEASTTTEEPEESTVAPVESTTEEPEEDSTTSKKPEDPTTTEEPDETTSAPEESTTEEPIEDSTTTKKPEDPTSTDEPEESSAAPEESTTEELEEDSTTTKKSEDPTTTDEPEESTAAPEESTTEKPEEDSTTTKKPEDPTTTDEPEESTAAPEESTTEEPEEDSTTTNTPKDPTTTEEPEETTAAPEEFTTEEPEEDSTTSKKPEDPTTTEEPDETTSAPEESTTEEPIEDSTTTKKPEDPTSTDEPEESTAASEESTTEELEEDSTTTKKPQDPTTTDEPEESTAAPEESTTEEPEEDSTTTKKPEDPTTTEEPEETTAAPEESTTEEPEEDSTTTKKPEDPTTTEEPEETTAAPEESTTEEPEEDSTTTKKPEDPTTTDEPEESTAAPEESTTEEPEEDSTTTKKPEDPTTTEEPEETTAAPEESTTEEPEEDSTTTKKPKDPTTTDEPEESTAAPEESTTEEPEEDSTTTKKPEDSTTTEEPEETTAAPEETTTEEPIEDSTTTKKPEDPTTTEDPEETTAAPEESTTEEPEEDSTTTKKPEDPTTTEEPEETTAAPEESTTEEPEEDSTTTKKPEDPTTTDEPEESTAAPEESTTEEPEEDSTTTKKPEDSTTTEEPEETTAAPEESTTEEPEEDSTTTKKPEDPTTTDEPEESTAAPEESTTEEPEEDSTTTKKPEDPTTTEEPEETTAAPEETTTEEPIEDSTTTKTPEDPTTTDEPEESTAAPEESTTEEPEEDSTTTNKPDDPTTTEEPEETTTPEESTTEEPEEDSTTTKKPEDPTTTEEPEETTTPEESTTEEPEEDSTTTKKPEDPTTTEEPEETTAAPEESTTEEPEEDSTTTNKPEDPTSTEEPEETTAAPEETTTEEPIEDSTTTNKPEDPTTTEEPEETTAAPEETTTEEPIEDSTTTKKPEDPTTTVEPEETTAAPEETTTEEPEEDSTTTKKPEDPTTTEEPEETTAAPEETTTEEPEEDSTTTKKPEEPTTTEDPEETTTDAPEGSTTEAPELPTTTKKPEEATTTTVAPDVSTTTDPVDEESTTEEPEEESTTGAPVVPTTTRRPNELPSTPPEVSSTTSLPIERPSTTEGPPEVPTTSVAPEIPPTNPPKDDNVPPPGTKNIFIFNVFLVNVKIENH, from the exons ATGAGATTGTGCTTCCTTGTGCTGAGCTGCGTGATAGCAG CCAGCGCCTGGCCCGTTGACCAAGTTTCGGTTCGAGTTCATGGCGTCAACGGATGGTTTGTCCCTCAAATGGAGGGCGGCCTAAGATGGATTGGCAAAACGGAGGGAGAGCGCAAGTTAGAATATTACGAGGCTCAGGAGGCATTGGAAGGTCGTTGGTCCACCAACACGGTCAAGTTCTACCTCTACACACTGCAGAATCCCGACACTGGACTGGAGATTAAGGCCACTAAGGATTCTATCGATGCCTCATTTTTTAATCCCGAAAATCCAACTAT AATTACAATTCACGGCTGGAACTCAAACTACAAAGATGGTGTAAACACCAGGATAGCCGACGCCTGGTTCCAGTACGGTGACCACAACATGATTGCCGTGGACTGGTCCCGTGGACGTTCCTTGGATTATGCCACCTCAGTAGCCGCATGCCCAGGAGCTGGCAAGAAAATCGCAGCACTTGTGGATTTTCTGGTTCAAGAATACGGCATCCGTCTGGACACTCTGGAAGTAGTTGGCTTCAGTTTGGGTGCCCATGTGGCTGGACAAACGGCCAAGCAAGTGTCCACCGGAAAGGTGGGCAAGGTAGTGGGCTTGGACCCGGCCTCTCCCTTCATCAGTTACTCCAACTCTGAAAAACGACTGCACAGCGATGATGCCGTGTATGTGGAGTCCATCCAGACCAACGGCGCCCTCTTGGGCTTCTCCGAGCCAATCGGTAAGGCTGCCTTCTACATGAACGGAGGTAGGACCCAGCCAGGTTGTGGAATCGATCTAACCGGCAGTTGCTCGCACACTCGAGCAGTGCTGTACTACGTAGAGGCACTGCTGTGGAACAACTTCCCCTCGAGGAAGTGCGAGACCTACCAGGATGCCAATAAGAACGCCTGTGGCGATCAATACAGTTCTATCTTGATGGGTGCTATAATAAACACATTAGTGGCTGAGGGTATCTTCTATGTTCCGGTAAACAAAGAATCTCCGTACGGAGTTGGAGAAATAAACAATGACGGTGGAACCACAGTGTCTCCTGTAACTACCACTGTGGTCCCAACAACAACTAAGAAACCAGAAGAGCCATCTACTACAGCCGAAGAAACAGAAACGACAACCGAGGAGCCCGAAGAATCTTCTTCAACTAGCAAAAAACCTGAAGAAGCCTCCACTACTACCGAGGAACCAGAAGAGTCGACCGTTGCTCCAGTGGAGTCCACAACCGAAGAGCCCGAGGAGGACTCTACGACATCCAAAAAACCTGAAGATCCCACTACAACCGAGGAACCGGATGAGACGACTTCTGCTCCAGAGGAATCGACAACCGAGGAACCCATAGAGGACTCTACAACAACCAAAAAACCTGAAGATCCCACATCAACCGACGAACCAGAAGAGTCGTCTGCTGCTCCAGAAGAATCGACAACCGAAGAGCTCGAGGAGGACTCTACAACAACCAAGAAATCTGAAGATCCCACTACGACTGACGAGCCAGAAGAGTCGACCGCTGCTCCAGAGGAGTCCACAACCGAAAAGCCCGAGGAGGACTCTACAACAACCAAGAAACCTGAAGATCCCACTACGACCGACGAGCCAGAAGAATCGACCGCTGCTCCAGAGGAGTCCACAACCGAAGAGCCCGAGGAGGACTCTACAACAACCAATACACCTAAAGATCCCACTACAACCGAGGAACCGGAAGAGACGACTGCTGCTCCTGAGGAATTCACAACCGAAGAGCCCGAGGAGGACTCTACGACATCCAAAAAACCTGAAGATCCCACTACAACCGAGGAACCGGATGAGACGACTTCTGCTCCAGAGGAATCGACAACCGAGGAACCCATAGAGGACTCTACCACAACCAAAAAACCTGAAGATCCCACATCAACCGACGAACCAGAAGAGTCGACTGCTGCTTCAGAGGAATCGACAACCGAAGAGCTCGAGGAGGACTCTACAACAACCAAGAAACCTCAAGATCCCACTACGACCGACGAGCCAGAAGAGTCGACCGCTGCTCCAGAGGAGTCCACAACAGAAGAGCCCGAGGAGGACTCTACAACAACCAAGAAACCTGAAGATCCCACTACAACCGAAGAACCGGAAGAGACGACTGCTGCTCCTGAGGAATCCACAACCGAAGAGCCCGAGGAGGACTCTACAACAACCAAAAAACCTGAAGATCCCACTACGACCGAGGAGCCGGAAGAGACGACTGCTGCTCCAGAGGAATCCACAACCGAAGAGCCCGAGGAGGACTCTACAACAACCAAAAAACCTGAAGATCCCACTACGACCGACGAGCCAGAAGAATCGACCGCTGCTCCAGAGGAATCGACAACCGAAGAGCCCGAGGAGGACTCTACAACAACCAAAAAACCTGAAGATCCCACTACAACCGAGGAACCGGAAGAGACGACTGCTGCTCCTGAGGAATCCACAACCGAAGAGCCCGAGGAGGACTCTACAACAACCAAAAAACCTAAAGATCCCACTACAACCGACGAACCAGAAGAGTCGACCGCTGCTCCAGAGGAGTCCACAACCGAAGAGCCCGAGGAGGATTCTACAACAACCAAGAAACCTGAAGATTCCACTACAACCGAGGAGCCGGAAGAGACGACTGCTGCTCCAGAGGAAACGACAACCGAAGAACCCATTGAGGACTCTACAACAACCAAGAAACCTGAAGATCCCACTACAACCGAAGATCCGGAAGAGACGACTGCTGCTCCTGAGGAATCCACAACCGAAGAGCCCGAGGAGGACTCTACAACAACCAAAAAACCTGAAGATCCCACTACGACCGAGGAGCCGGAAGAGACGACTGCTGCTCCAGAGGAATCCACAACCGAAGAGCCCGAGGAGGACTCTACAACAACCAAAAAACCTGAAGATCCCACTACGACCGACGAGCCAGAAGAATCGACCGCTGCTCCAGAGGAGTCCACAACCGAAGAGCCCGAGGAGGATTCTACAACAACCAAGAAACCTGAAGATTCCACTACGACCGAGGAGCCGGAAGAGACGACTGCTGCTCCAGAGGAATCCACAACCGAAGAGCCCGAGGAGGACTCTACAACAACCAAAAAACCTGAAGATCCCACTACAACCGACGAACCAGAAGAGTCGACCGCTGCTCCAGAGGAGTCCACAACCGAAGAGCCCGAGGAGGATTCTACAACAACCAAGAAACCTGAAGATCCCACTACAACCGAGGAGCCGGAAGAGACGACTGCTGCTCCAGAGGAAACGACAACCGAAGAACCCATAGAGGACTCTACAACAACCAAAACACCTGAAGATCCCACTACGACCGACGAGCCAGAGGAATCGACCGCTGCTCCAGAGGAATCGACAACCGAAGAGCCCGAGGAGGACTCTACAACAACCAATAAACCTGATGATCCCACTACAACCGAGGAACCGGAAGAGACGACGACTCCTGAGGAATCCACAACCGAAGAGCCCGAGGAGGACTCTACAACAACCAAAAAACCTGAAGATCCCACTACAACCGAGGAACCGGAAGAGACGACGACTCCTGAGGAATCCACAACCGAAGAGCCCGAGGAGGACTCTACAACAACCAAAAAACCTGAAGATCCCACTACAACCGAGGAACCGGAAGAGACGACTGCTGCTCCTGAGGAATCCACAACCGAAGAGCCCGAGGAGGACTCTACAACAACCAATAAACCTGAAGATCCCACTTCAACCGAGGAGCCGGAGGAGACGACTGCTGCTCCAGAGGAAACGACAACCGAAGAACCCATAGAGGACTCTACAACAACCAATAAACCTGAAGATCCCACTACAACCGAGGAGCCGGAGGAGACGACTGCTGCTCCAGAGGAAACGACAACCGAAGAACCCATAGAGGACTCTACAACAACCAAAAAACCTGAAGATCCCACTACAACCGTGGAGCCGGAAGAGACGACTGCTGCTCCAGAGGAAACAACAACCGAAGAGCCCGAGGAGGACTCTACAACAACCAAAAAACCTGAAGATCCCACTACAACCGAGGAACCGGAAGAGACGACTGCTGCTCCAGAGGAAACGACAACCGAAGAGCCCGAGGAGGACTCTACAACAACCAAAAAACCAGAGGAGCCCACTACAACCGAGGATCCAGAAGAGACTACTACAGATGCTCCAGAAGGTTCGACAACCGAAGCACCCGAGCTCCCCACAACAACGAAAAAACCCGAGGAGGCTACAACAACAACCGTAGCACCAGATGTGTCGACTACCACAGATCCAGTAGACGAAGAATCGACGACCGAAGAGCCTGAGGAGGAATCCACAACTGGCGCTCCAGTGGTTCCTACGACAACCCGTAGACCCAATGAGCTTCCTTCCACACCTCCAGAAGTTTCTTCAACAACTTCTTTGCCCATCGAGCGCCCTTCAACAACTGAGGGGCCCCCCGAAGTTCCCACCACATCCGTGGCTCCGGAAATTCCACCAACTAACCCACCCAAGGATGACAATGTGCCCCCTCCGGGCACAAAGAACATTTTCATCTTTAACGTCTTTTTGGTGAACGTAAAAATCGAAAATCACTAA